The DNA window CTTCCACAAGGCCATTTACGCGGCCCGGCCGGATATCAGGGCGATTGTACACGCCCATCCGATCGCCCTGGTGGCGTTCAGTATTTGCCGGCAAACGCCCAACACGCGGTTGTTCCATCAGGCCCATTCGGTCTGCGGCCAGATCGGCTTTGCCCAGTACGCTTGCCCCGGGAGCGAGCAGCTGGGCAGCAACATTGCGGCCACGTTTGCCGAAGGCTGCGACAGTGTGATTCTCGAGAACCACGGCGTGGTCGTCGGCGGCCAGTCGCTGGCCCAGGCGTTCCAGCGGTTTGAAGCACTTGAATTTGCGGGGAAGACGCTCATCAAAGCCCGGCAACTAGGCAGCGTGAATTTCCTGGACGATCTGCAGCTGCAGCTGGCGGCCGATCGCAGCATTGATTTTGAATCGTTCGAGCCGGGGATCGCGACGGCGGCGGAACGGGAGTTACGTCGGCAACTGTGCGAGTTTGTCCGGCGCGGCTGCCGGCAGCGTCTGCTGATCAGCACCGAGGGCAGTTTCTCGGCCCGGCTGGATGATGGCTCGTTCCTGATTACGCCCACGCGGCACGACCGGGAACGGCTGCAGCTGGACGACCTGGTGCTGGTCCGGGGGAACCAGCGGGAAGCGGGCAAGCTGGCCAGTCGCGCGGCCAAAGCCCACCAGGCGATTTACAACCAGCAGCCGGAGGTGCAGGCGATTGTGTTCGCCCATCCGGTCAACGCCACGGCATTCAGCGTGACGGACGCGGAACTGGATGTCCGCACCATCCCGGAAAGCTACGTCTTTTTGCGGGACGTCCGCCGAGCTCCGTATGGCGTGCAGTACCGCGACGACGGCCAGATCGCCGGCTGCATCTCTCCCGCCACGCCGGCCGCCGTGCTGGAAAACGACGGCGTGATGGTGACGGGCCGCAGCGTACTCGACGCGTTTGATCGACTGGAAGTGCTGGAATCGACCGCCGAGGCCGTGATCAACGCCCGGGCGCTGGGCGACATTTCCACCATGCCTGACGGCGTGATCGAAGAGCTGTGCGCGACGTTCCAGTTGCCGCCGCCGGGGTAGACAATCGCCGTTTAAATGTGCAGCTCGACGACGTCTTTGTCGCTTAAAATATAGTCGCCTTTAACGATGGAGCCGCCGTGGACCTGGCTGCCCCAGACTTTGGCGAACTTGAGCTTCTCGGCAAAGTCGCGGTGGACCAGCTCGGCCATGTCGAGCAGCAGGCTGC is part of the Lignipirellula cremea genome and encodes:
- a CDS encoding class II aldolase/adducin family protein, producing MTLERELLHPRDEIMQTMDRIYRYRMTTTSGGNLSIREDSGDIWISPARVDKGNLTRADVVCLHADGVVEGLHPPSSEFPFHKAIYAARPDIRAIVHAHPIALVAFSICRQTPNTRLFHQAHSVCGQIGFAQYACPGSEQLGSNIAATFAEGCDSVILENHGVVVGGQSLAQAFQRFEALEFAGKTLIKARQLGSVNFLDDLQLQLAADRSIDFESFEPGIATAAERELRRQLCEFVRRGCRQRLLISTEGSFSARLDDGSFLITPTRHDRERLQLDDLVLVRGNQREAGKLASRAAKAHQAIYNQQPEVQAIVFAHPVNATAFSVTDAELDVRTIPESYVFLRDVRRAPYGVQYRDDGQIAGCISPATPAAVLENDGVMVTGRSVLDAFDRLEVLESTAEAVINARALGDISTMPDGVIEELCATFQLPPPG